The proteins below come from a single Balaenoptera ricei isolate mBalRic1 chromosome 17, mBalRic1.hap2, whole genome shotgun sequence genomic window:
- the GML gene encoding glycosyl-phosphatidylinositol-anchored molecule-like protein, protein MLLLALLLLPGWPLGFADSAWTYNLKCHDCWAINSFTCPNVRECPYEFRRCLTVSTRLSPRELLVYKNCTDNCTFVYAAHQPPEAPRKRYFLTNSFYWVSCCSSMTCNYGGPTNLERDILPDYTVEEELEGTVRPGGSTLFLSFVSILVSKTLA, encoded by the exons ATGCTCCTCTTGGCCTTACTGCTCCTCCCGGGCTGGCCCCTGGGCTTCGCTGACTCAGCAT GGACCTATAATTTGAAATGCCATGACTGTTGGGCCATAAACAGCTTCACCTGTCCAAATGTTAGAGAGTGTCCTTATGAATTCAGGCGCTGCCTGACTGTCTCCACTC GTTTGAGTCCTCGGGAACTGCTCGTTTACAAGAACTGTACAGACAACTGCACGTTTGTGTATGCAGCCCATCAGCCTCCTGAAGCCCccagaaaaagatattttcttactAACAGTTTCTACTGGGTTAGTTGTTGTAGTTCTATGACTTGCAATTATGGAGGACCTACTAATCTTGAGAGGGACATCTTACCCGATTATACAGTTGAGGAGGAACTCGAAGGAACTGTGCGACCAGGGGGGTCAACCTTGTTCCTGAGCTTTGTCTCCATCCTAGTCAGCAAAACACTGGCGTGA